A portion of the Betta splendens chromosome 2, fBetSpl5.4, whole genome shotgun sequence genome contains these proteins:
- the LOC114844074 gene encoding prostaglandin D2 receptor 2-like yields the protein MASCLSTYNQSAIKQTNQTFQTPPLNYLTISLHGLFSSIGILENLLIIGVVGFHVRRSIISIWILNLAASDLLATSFLPFFTLYMARGNTWTLGATFCRIYSSVFFLNMFVSGFLLAAISLDRCLVVLRPVWAQNYRNIQLVSRICAVIWALAVICTIPFYIFRDTIPLHSGQILCYYNYVLHPPREPYDQKALCKQRKEALVFTKLFLAFIIPLLIIIISYTNVNLTLARRGCRRPFRFVRLVMAVVVSFILCWAPYHLFIVIEVMAPSTHSVQTVVMKGLPVVASIGYFNSVLNPILYVFSCPDLCSKIRHSLGAVMESVLTEDLAELARRCSTARSSISSTNIVSKHKNSITTQCLKTEEEVFDMNFASSTQA from the coding sequence ATGGCGTCGTGCCTTTCCACCTATAACCAAAGTGCCATTAAGCAAACGAACCAAACATTTCAGACGCCGCCTTTGaattatctgaccatttctctGCATGGCTTATTTTCTTCCATTGGCATCTTGGAAAACCTCCTGATCATCGGGGTCGTGGGCTTCCACGTCCGacgcagcatcatcagcatttGGATCCTGAACCTTGCTGCGTCTGACCTGCTGGCCACCTCCTTCCTGCCGTTCTTCACTCTCTACATGGCACGTGGCAACACCTGGACCCTGGGCGCGACCTTCTGCCGCATCTATTCCTCCGTCTTCTTCCTCAACATGTTCGTCAGCGGATTTCTGCTGGCGGCCATCTCTTTGGACCGCTGCCTGGTCGTGCTGAGACCTGTGTGGGCCCAGAACTACAGGAACATCCAACTAGTGAGCAGGATATGCGCGGTGATATGGGCCTTGGCTGTGATCTGCACAATACCCTTCTACATCTTCCGTGACACCATTCCCTTACACAGCGGACAGATTCTTTGTTACTACAACTATGTTCTTCACCCTCCGAGGGAGCCGTACGACCAGAAGGCTTTATGTAAGCAGCGTAAGGAAGCCTTGGTCTTCACAAAGCTCTTCCTAGCCTTCATCATCCCcctactcatcatcatcattagctATACCAACGTGAATCTCACCTTGGCGCGCAGAGGCTGCAGGCGTCCTTTTCGCTTTGTCCGTCTCGTAATGGCCGTGGTGGTGAGCTTCATCCTCTGCTGGGCCCCATACCACCTATTCATTGTCATTGAGGTCATGGCTCCCTCTACCCATTCCGTACAGACAGTTGTAATGAAGGGCCTCCCAGTTGTAGCGTCCATCGGGTACTTTAACAGCGTCCTCAACCCCATTCTCTACGTGTTTAGCTGCCCCGACCTCTGCAGCAAGATTAGACATTCTCTGGGTGCGGTGATGGAAAGTGTCCTCACCGAAGACCTGGCAGAGTTGGCTCGGCGCTGCAGCACCGCTCGCAGCTCCATAAGCAGCACTAACATTGTATCGAAGCACAAGAACTCCATTACAACCCAGTGTCTGAAAACGGAGGAAGAAGTGTTCGATATGAATTTTGCTAGTTCCACTCAGGCATAA